A single genomic interval of Cucumis sativus cultivar 9930 chromosome 7, Cucumber_9930_V3, whole genome shotgun sequence harbors:
- the LOC101216597 gene encoding glycerophosphodiester phosphodiesterase GDPDL4, translating to MSSSSRSLLLFFSLFLHSFLPLVSAQGSNTPPLWQTLSGDAPFVVARGGFSGLFPDSSGVAYNFAAIVSVPDVILWCDVQLTKDGVGICLPDLRLDNATDASVILGTTRTRSYSVNGVSMSGLFTVDYDFKELENVSVVQGIYTRSTKFDGNQFIILTPEDVANQFKPRGFWLNIQHDVFFTQHNVSMRNFVLSVIRTRSTIVNYISSPEVGFLRSIAARVPRTTKLILRFLGPTDREITTNQTYDSLKQNLTFIKTFASGILVPKTYIWPTEDSYLQAQTSLVSDAHKAQLEVFASDFYSDLPLPYNYSYDPVAEYLSYFDNGKFSVDGVLSDFPITPSSAIACFAHLGKNAKSQDKPLVISKFGASGDFPACTDLAYTNAISDGVEVLDCPVQISKDGIPFCMSSINLIDSTTISQSPFINRSTNIPEISPNDGVFAFDLTWEEIKSLTPSILNPYSAKYTLFRNPRFRNSGEFRTLPDFLALAKNASTLSGVLIQIENAAYLAKHGFSVTDAVLSSLSEAGYDNQTAVKVLIQSPDSAVLIKFKQENKNYELVYKVDEPISDVLNTTVEDIKSFADSVTITKSSVFPVNQFFLTGATDVVKKLKALNLSVYVESFSNEFVSQAWDFFSDATVEINSFVLGAEIDGVITDFPKTSARYKKNRCLTMKETPTYMSPVQPGSLLQLITQPYLPPKTPPSPVLDDKDVAEPPLPPVSAKAPPPAGEGGSTAAPPTSKPNGQPKLGAGAGLLLLNLAILFIALLPF from the exons GAGATGCTCCATTTGTCGTGGCTCGCGGTGGATTTTCAGGGCTGTTTCCAGATTCAAGTGGAGTTGCCTACAATTTTGCAGCTATTGTTAGTGTTCCTGATGTGATCTTATGGTGCGATGTGCAATTAACCAAAGATGGAGTTGGAATATGTCTCCCGGATCTGAGGCTTGACAATGCAACTGATGCTTCGGTTATTCTGGGGACAACACGCACCCGTTCCTATTCTGTTAATGGTGTCTCTATGAGTGGATTGTTTACCGttgattatgatttcaaaGAACTGGAAAATGTTTCTG TTGTTCAAGGTATCTATACTCGATCTACGAAGTTCGATGGCAATCAGTTTATTATTCTTACTCCTGAAGATGTGGCTAATCAGTTCAAGCCACGAGGATTTTGGCTTAATATTCAG CATGATGTGTTCTTCACGCAGCATAACGTGAGCATGAGAAACTTTGTACTTTCTGTGATCAGAACTAGAAGCACCATTGTTAACTATATATCATCACCAGAGGTGGGATTTCTTAGAAGTATAGCTGCACGAGTTCCCCGCACAACAAAGTTAATCCTTCGGTTCTTAGGACCAACTGATAGAGAGATTACCACCAATCAGACTTACGACTCGCTCAAACAAAATCTCACATTTATCAAGACATTTGCTTCTGGAATTCTTGTTCCCAAGACTTATATATGGCCTACTGAAGATAGTTATTTACAGGCTCAAACCTCTCTTGTTTCTGATGCTCATAAAGCACAGCTGGAAGTTTTTGCATCAGATTTCTATAGTGACCTTCCACTACCCTACAACTACAGTTATGATCCCGTTGCTGAATACCTGTCTTACTTTGACAATGGTAAATTTTCAGTTGATGGTGTGCTCAGTGATTTCCCTATTACTCCATCGTCAGCTATTG CCTGTTTTGCTCATCTGGGTAAGAATGCCAAAAGTCAAG aCAAGCCTTtagttatttcaaaatttggagcTAGTGGAGACTTTCCTGCTTGTACAGATTTGGCGTATACGAATGCTATTTCAGATGGAGTTGAAGTGCTCGACTGTCCtgttcaaatatcaaaagatgGAATACCATTTTGCATGAGCTCAATTAATCTCATTGACAGCACAACAATATCTCAATCGCCATTCATAAACCGTTCAACAAATATTCCTGAAATTAGTCCTAACGATGGAGTCTTTGCTTTTGACTTAACATGGGAAGAGATTAAAAGCCTGACCC CGTCAATATTGAACCCTTATTCGGCGAAGTACACGTTGTTCCGAAACCCAAGGTTCAGAAACAGTGGGGAATTCAGAACACTACCTGATTTCTTGGCCTTGGCAAAGAATGCAAGCACTCTTTCTGGTGTCTTGATCCAAATTGAG AATGCAGCCTACCTTGCTAAGCATGGTTTTAGTGTAACTGATGCGGTCTTGTCTTCCTTGAGCGAAGCTGGTTATGATAATCAGACAGCCGTTAAAGTATTGATTCAATCTCCAGATAGCGCTgttctaataaaatttaaacaggaaaataaaaactacGAGCTTGTTTACAAAGTTGACGAACCAATTAGTGATGTGCTCAATACAACTGTTGAGGACATTAAGAGTTTTGCCGACTCTGTAACTATCACCAAGAGCTCTGTCTTCCCTGTCAATCAGTTCTTTCTCACTGGAGCTACAGATGTCGTGAAGAAGCTGAAAGCACTCAATCTCTCTGTATATGTGGAATCCTTCAGCAATGAATTTGTCTCTCAAGCATGGGATTTCTTCTCGGATGCAACAGTAGAGATCAACTCATTTGTTTTGGGAGCCGAAATTGATGGAGTCATCACCGACTTTCCCAAGACATCTGCTAGATATAAAA AGAACCGATGTTTAACAATGAAAGAAACACCTACTTACATGAGCCCTGTCCAGCCTGGTAGCTTGTTGCAACTTATTACTCAGCCCTACTTGCCTCCGAAAACACCTCCGAGCCCGGTTCTAGATGACAAAGATGTAGCTGAGCCACCATTGCCTCCGGTTTCAGCCAAAGCCCCTCCACCTGCTGGGGAAGGTGGCTCGACAGCAGCACCTCCAACTTCTAAACCCAATGGACAACCTAAGCTTGGAGCTGGAGCAGGCTTATTGCTCTTGAACCTCGCCATACTTTTCATCGCTCTTCTTCCATTCTGA